DNA from Sphingomonas sp. SUN039:
ATAAGGCCCGATGTCGCCGAGGCAGGTGCGCTCGACCGCTCGAGCGTCAACGTGAAGATCGTGGGAAACATGATCGAGTTGAACAGGCCGAGAAAAATCGCCGCGAGCGCGGGAACGAAGCCCATCGTCAGCGGAGAGACATGCCCGCCCGGCAGCGTCACACTCCCGCCCAGTGGCGTCGCCGCTGTGGCATAGGTTGCCATCACGATGATGCACAGGATCGAAGCGCCTGCAGCAACTATCGCCAGCATGGCGGTGGCAGGAATGCGGCGAAGCAGCACGCTGCCCCCAAAACGCCCAACCATAGCGAGCAACATGAAAACAGGCGCGACATAGCCGGCGATCTGTGAGGGAATATCGAGGATTTGAGGCTGTTCGAGGAAGAAAATCATGCCCGAAATGACGCAGACCTCCGCCCCGACATAAAGGAAGATCGCAACCGCGCCGAGATTGGCCCAGCGCGACTTTAGCGCGGACAAGGGCGATTCGACCTTATCGGGAATGGCCGGAGCGTGGTCCGCTATCGTCTTGCGGACCAGAAATACCGCGCCGATGAATACCGCAAGCGCGACGGCGATGAGGAAATAGACTTCGGTTACGAACGACAGGCCCTCGGTCTTCAGCGCATCGGTCAGCACGACGTCCTTTTCGAACAAGTCGCCTTTGAGCAGATAGGTCGCGCCGAAAATCCCGCCGACATAGGCACCCAGCGAGTTGAACGCCTGGCTGAGATTGAGACGGAAGTGCGAACTCTTCTGGTCGCCCATCGAGGCAATCAAAGGGTTGGCCGCGACCTGCAACAGCGTGATCCCGGATGCGGCAACGAACAGGCCGATCAGGACGGTGACGAAACTGTGCGAAAAGCTGGTCGACCAGGCGATCAGGCACCCCGCGACCACGCCGATCAGGCCGAGGACGATCGAATTGGCGTAGCCCCGCCGCGACAGATACCAGGCCGCGGGAATCGACATCACACCATAGGCGATGAAGAACGCGAACTGATTCAGCTGCGTCTCGAAATCGGTGAGCGTGTAGATGACCTTCATGCTCTTCACGAGCGGGTCGATTAGGTTCGTGACGAACGCCCAGATGAAGAACAACGCGGTCACGAAAACGAGCGCGGTCGCCAGTTTCGATGACCCTTTCCCTCCGAAATCCCCCGCCGCGCTTGCCATTCCGATCTTTCCTCACCCGAAACTTATTGTATTTGTATGAGTATAACGCCAAGGATTGGTGGTCAAGGAGGAGGGGAGCAGAAGATGGCAGGTTCGCAAAAATCCCGGTCGATGGTATTGGCGCTTTGCCTTGCGCTCGCCCACACAGGGTCTTTGCTGGCGGCAACCTCGGCGCGAGCCTCGGCTGGCAAGCTTAAGGCCGGTACCGCCATTGAGGTGAACACGCTCAGCAACGCCAAAGGACTTCCGGCGCGCACTCTGAAATACGGGGCGACGCTGCAATCTCTGGTCGCGCCCGACCGGCAGGGGCGGAAAGCCGATGTCGTTTTGGGCCAGGAAACACCCGCCGATTACGAGTCCAAGCACACCTATTTCGGCGTCACCGTCGGCTGTGCCGCCAACCGGATCGCTAATGCCCGATTTATCGGGCACGGCTACGACCATAATTTCGTGCTCGACAAAGGGCAGGCCGCCACGCCGATGCTCGCCGCACGACTCGAAGACCCGGCCTCTGGCCGGGTTCT
Protein-coding regions in this window:
- a CDS encoding sugar MFS transporter → MASAAGDFGGKGSSKLATALVFVTALFFIWAFVTNLIDPLVKSMKVIYTLTDFETQLNQFAFFIAYGVMSIPAAWYLSRRGYANSIVLGLIGVVAGCLIAWSTSFSHSFVTVLIGLFVAASGITLLQVAANPLIASMGDQKSSHFRLNLSQAFNSLGAYVGGIFGATYLLKGDLFEKDVVLTDALKTEGLSFVTEVYFLIAVALAVFIGAVFLVRKTIADHAPAIPDKVESPLSALKSRWANLGAVAIFLYVGAEVCVISGMIFFLEQPQILDIPSQIAGYVAPVFMLLAMVGRFGGSVLLRRIPATAMLAIVAAGASILCIIVMATYATAATPLGGSVTLPGGHVSPLTMGFVPALAAIFLGLFNSIMFPTIFTLTLERSSAPASATSGLMCMAICGGGFISILYGAVIDMFADSVPVGARSLAFVVPLACYIYVLWFARAARHAPTHAIEEGLSGGH